In Tenebrio molitor chromosome 6, icTenMoli1.1, whole genome shotgun sequence, one genomic interval encodes:
- the Ugt50B3 gene encoding UDP-glycosyltransferase UGT5 — translation MDIRRLSLMITFMTVINACTCANILMITMGGTKSHKIPFWELARGLIPRGHNITFISAFPSDFLMAGLEEITPTSFVFYVKNFTNWDLVGAKIRGEEPVHPFDMVRYAYEACDVLLSDPETKDLLYSQQNFDLLVLDGAYPECALGFVSHYNVPFMYINTVGFYTGSLSLAGNPAPYSVTPFLARPFTDSMSLMQRTMNTLWHIFANTLHSFMVKNLVQPVVRKHFGYDVPLVYDISRNVSFILQNAHATVTYPRPYLPNVAEIACIHCKKAKALPDDLEDFIKGSGDAGFIYFSMGSSVKAANMPEYLRRMLMRVFRQLPQRVLWKYEADEEMADVPTNVKLGRWLPQQDILGHPKIRAFVTHGGLLSMFETVYHGVPVVSLPVFCDHDSNAAKAEIDGYALKLDLSTITAESLLWAIKKVIHDPKYKEDVKRRQVLLRDQKETPLERAVYWTEYVLRHKGATHLQSPAKNMGIIQYYVLDVAFIIFCSTFLIWYLMKLALKIFISVLSGSLSFNLFRKHVKIE, via the exons ATGGACATTAGAAGGTTATCGTTAATGATAACCTTTATGACTGTGATAAATGCGTGTACCTGCGCCAACATACTAATGATAACGATGGGCGGGACCAAGTCCCATAAGATTCCCTTTTGGGAACTGGCCCGAGGACTCATTCCCAGAGGTCACAACATCACCTTTATCAGCGCATTCCCGTCGGACTTCCTGATGGCGGGCCTCGAGGAAATCACCCCGACCAGTTTTGTCTTCTACGTGAAGAACTTCACCAACTGGGACCTAGTGGGGGCGAAGATCAGGGGCGAAGAACCGGTGCACCCCTTCGACATGGTCAGATACGCCTACGAG GCTTGTGATGTACTTCTTTCAGATCCTGAAACGAAAGACTTGTTATATTCCCAACAGAATTTTGACTTGTTGGTCCTCGACGGGGCCTACCCTGAGTGCGCTTTGGGTTTCGTCAGCCACTACAACGTGCCTTTTATGTACATAAACACAGTGGGATTTTACACCGGGTCGTTGTCGCTGGCCGGCAATCCTGCTCCTTATTCGGTGACACCGTTTCTTGCGCGACCTTTTACCGACTCGATGAGTCTCATGCAAAGGACGATGAACACTCTGTGGCACATATTTGCCAACACCTTACACTCCTTCATGGTGAAAAACTTGGTACAACCGGTGGTCAGAAAACACTTCGGTTACGACGTACCCCTTGTCTACGACATTTCCAGGAATGTCAGCTTCATCCTGCAGAACGCTCACGCCACAGTCACCTATCCCAGACCCTACTTACCAAATGTGGCGGAAATCGCTTGCATACACTGCAAAAAGGCTAAGGCTCTGCCAGAT GACCTGGAGGATTTCATAAAAGGTAGTGGCGACGCCGGTTTCATCTACTTCAGCATGGGCTCTTCCGTAAAAGCGGCCAACATGCCCGAATACTTGAGGAGAATGTTGATGCGCGTCTTCAGACAGCTCCCCCAGAGGGTTTTGTGGAAGTACGAGGCCGACGAAGAGATGGCCGACGTTCCAACCAACGTAAAACTCGGCCGCTGGTTGCCGCAACAAGACATTTTAG GTCATCCGAAAATTCGAGCATTCGTAACACACGGTGGTTTGCTGAGCATGTTCGAAACTGTGTACCACGGAGTACCAGTGGTATCCTTGCCGGTGTTCTGCGACCATGACTCCAACGCTGCTAAAGCTGAAATCGATGGGTACGCTCTCAAATTGGATTTGTCGACGATAACGGCCGAGTCGTTGCTCTGGGCCATCAAGAAGGTCATCCACGACCCCAAATACAAAGAAGACGTGAAGCGGAGGCAGGTTCTTTTGAGGGATCAGAAGGAGACGCCTCTGGAAAGGGCGGTTTATTGGACGGAGTACGTTTTGAGACACAAAGGGGCCACGCATCTTCAGTCTCCCGCCAAGAATATGGGAATTATTCAGTACTACGTACTAGATGTGGCATTCATTATTTTCTGTAGTACCTTCCTGATATGGTACTTGATGAAACTGGCTTTAAAGATATTTATTAGTGTATTGTCTGGTAGTTTAAGctttaatttatttaggaaACATGTAAAGATAGAGTAG